A single region of the Anas platyrhynchos isolate ZD024472 breed Pekin duck chromosome 6, IASCAAS_PekinDuck_T2T, whole genome shotgun sequence genome encodes:
- the SFTPA gene encoding pulmonary surfactant-associated protein A isoform X1, with the protein MLSPQMFHRLLAVALFLLPGSTQGNPAYKFPVPGFRISPEKGIAQGFISGFKSLPGKETGDVILQIEDRISKLERVLHLKEIITASEGKIFATNGKTADFHTTVKTCEEAGGSIATPRNTGENDAILYFVKQFNRYAYLGIKESLIPGKFQFLDGAEPSYTNWHSNEPSGKGEEECVEMYTDGTWNNKKCNQNRLIVCQF; encoded by the exons ATGCTGTCACCACAGATGTTCCACAGACTCCTAGCAGTGGCTCTTTTCCTGCTCCCCGGCAGCACTCAAGGTAACCCAGCATACAAGTTCCCGGTGCCTGGCTTCAGGATCTCACCTGAAAAGGGAATAGCTCAAGGCTTTATATCAG gcTTCAAATCACTTCCTGGCAAAGAAACGGGAGATGTGATCCTTCAGATAGAAGATCGGATTTCCAAACTTGAAAGAG TCCTCcacttgaaagaaataataacagcatctgaaggaaaaatatttgctacCAACGGGAAAACGGCTGATTTCCACACCACAGTGAAAACATGTGAAGAGGCTGGGGGGTCTATTGCTACTCCAAGGAACACAGGCGAGAACGATGCCATTCTGTACTTCGTGAAGCAGTTCAATAGGTACGCCTACCTAGGGATAAAGGAATCTCTAATTCCAGGCAAATTCCAGTTCCTGGATGGTGCTGAACCGAGCTATACCAACTGGCATTCAAACGAGCCTTCAGGCAAAGGGGAAGAGGAGTGTGTGGAGATGTACACCGATGGCACTTGGAATAACAAAAAGTGCAACCAGAATCGCCTTATTGTCTGCCAGTTCTAG
- the LOC101798065 gene encoding uncharacterized protein, translating to MRFGSCLLWRTLLFVSVAEFLTVFSGMGVFAIPSDCKSATIDDVNKCLEKYSECFPEMAKQGGRDSLNHLIWVLQESLDVLRPIQDKFCKHSPQCPQPLAPKNGGLVCVTIDSVEYCKPMCNKGYDFQFLRRSRLYETCGNTTGFSWTTQMVGGQALAVCEPSETAVSGAESAYFPANSSCLHTLAFSEPKQLNIFLKELAEQGVDISNHDKQADCLMCGY from the exons ATGCGGTTTGGCTCCTGCCTGCTCTGGCGAACGCTGCTTTTTGTAAGCGTAGCAGAGTTTCTTACAG TTTTTTCTGGAATGGGAGTTTTTGCCATTCCAAGTGACTGCAAAAGTGCAACCATAGATGACGTGAATAAGTGTCTTGAG AAATATTCAGAATGCTTCCCTGAAATGGCCAAACAAGGTGGACGAGATTCCCTCAATCACCTCATCTGGGTGCTGCAAGAAAGTCTTGATGTTCTGCGACCTATTCAAGACAAAT TTTGCAAGCATTCACCCCAATGCCCACAGCCTCTGGCCCCTAAGAACGGTGGGCTGGTGTGTGTCACCATCGACAGTGTTGAGTACTGCAAACCCATGTGCAACAAG GGTTACGACTTCCAGTTCCTCAGAAGAAGCAGGCTGTATGAAACCTGTGGCAACACCACTGGGTTTTCCTGGACGACTCAGATGGTTGGGGGGCAAGCACTGGCTGTTTGTGAGC CCTCGGAGACGGCCGTGAGTGGAGCTGAGTCTGCCTATTTCCCTGCcaacagcagctgcctgcacacATTAGCCTTCTCAGAGCCCAAGCAGCTGAACATTTTCCTCAAAGAACTTGCAGAGCAAGGCGTAGATATCTCCAACCATGACAAGCAGGCGGACTGTCTAATGTGTGGTTACTAG
- the SFTPA gene encoding pulmonary surfactant-associated protein A isoform X2 → MLSPQMFHRLLAVALFLLPGSTQGFKSLPGKETGDVILQIEDRISKLERVLHLKEIITASEGKIFATNGKTADFHTTVKTCEEAGGSIATPRNTGENDAILYFVKQFNRYAYLGIKESLIPGKFQFLDGAEPSYTNWHSNEPSGKGEEECVEMYTDGTWNNKKCNQNRLIVCQF, encoded by the exons ATGCTGTCACCACAGATGTTCCACAGACTCCTAGCAGTGGCTCTTTTCCTGCTCCCCGGCAGCACTCAAG gcTTCAAATCACTTCCTGGCAAAGAAACGGGAGATGTGATCCTTCAGATAGAAGATCGGATTTCCAAACTTGAAAGAG TCCTCcacttgaaagaaataataacagcatctgaaggaaaaatatttgctacCAACGGGAAAACGGCTGATTTCCACACCACAGTGAAAACATGTGAAGAGGCTGGGGGGTCTATTGCTACTCCAAGGAACACAGGCGAGAACGATGCCATTCTGTACTTCGTGAAGCAGTTCAATAGGTACGCCTACCTAGGGATAAAGGAATCTCTAATTCCAGGCAAATTCCAGTTCCTGGATGGTGCTGAACCGAGCTATACCAACTGGCATTCAAACGAGCCTTCAGGCAAAGGGGAAGAGGAGTGTGTGGAGATGTACACCGATGGCACTTGGAATAACAAAAAGTGCAACCAGAATCGCCTTATTGTCTGCCAGTTCTAG